From Spartinivicinus ruber, the proteins below share one genomic window:
- a CDS encoding ATP-binding cassette domain-containing protein produces the protein MNNKPLIELKNVHKYFGSVIALQDISLAVASGEVMCLLGDNGAGKSTLIKTLSGVHKPTKGQMLVEGQAVNFNSPADALDHGIATVFQDLAMVPLMSITRNFFMGREPTIGRGIFRCIDWQFANKVAKDEMAKIGIDVRDPSQPVGTLSGGERQCVAIARAVYFGAKVLILDEPTSALGVKQASVVLRYIAQAKSRGLAVIFITHNVHHAYPVGDAFTILKRGTSFGTFLKTEVNREDVLAMMAGGDEMENLAAELEEFARIDASQEKEQLTNAVSKQDNPAENKNTSLATQV, from the coding sequence ATGAATAATAAACCTTTAATTGAATTAAAAAATGTTCATAAATATTTTGGTAGTGTAATTGCTCTGCAAGATATCTCATTAGCAGTAGCTTCGGGTGAAGTGATGTGTTTGTTGGGAGATAACGGTGCTGGAAAGTCAACCTTAATCAAAACACTCTCAGGGGTACATAAACCCACTAAAGGACAAATGTTAGTCGAAGGGCAGGCGGTTAATTTTAACTCACCAGCAGATGCACTTGATCATGGTATAGCAACCGTATTTCAGGATTTAGCCATGGTGCCGTTAATGAGTATTACCCGTAATTTTTTCATGGGGCGTGAGCCAACTATTGGTAGAGGGATTTTTCGGTGCATTGATTGGCAGTTTGCGAATAAAGTAGCCAAAGATGAAATGGCTAAAATTGGTATTGATGTACGTGACCCGTCCCAGCCAGTCGGTACATTATCCGGAGGTGAGCGTCAGTGTGTGGCAATTGCCAGAGCGGTTTATTTTGGTGCTAAAGTTTTAATTTTAGATGAACCGACTTCAGCCTTAGGCGTTAAGCAGGCATCAGTTGTTTTACGTTATATTGCCCAAGCAAAGTCACGAGGTTTAGCCGTTATTTTTATTACCCACAATGTCCATCATGCTTATCCAGTGGGTGATGCCTTTACCATATTAAAACGTGGTACCAGTTTTGGTACATTTCTTAAAACAGAAGTCAATCGTGAAGATGTTTTAGCTATGATGGCTGGTGGTGATGAAATGGAAAATTTAGCAGCAGAGTTAGAAGAATTTGCGCGTATTGATGCCTCTCAAGAAAAAGAACAATTAACGAATGCTGTTAGTAAACAAGATAACCCAGCAGAAAATAAAAATACCTCATTAGCTACTCAAGTATGA
- a CDS encoding 5-deoxy-glucuronate isomerase → MTIHINQYREGFPLGITEITRYDEAEDNTGIALTVHKLSTDEIYSTTTDVETAWLLMKGEVTVEVAGKNYTLTRQSLFDESPKCLHVSAQTTVKFNCHVDTEFTVYQVPNRKKFNYKIYTDVTNEHRGKGQVGGACLRFVRTIFDLNNADPNAELVLGEVVTMPGRWSSYPPHHHPQPEIYHYRFTHPQGYGHAEHGEDIFKIKQFDTVKIFDGNDHPQTAAPGYGMWYSWVIRHLPDNPYTVPEFTPEHTWTQSPDAEIWFPEELKGNEY, encoded by the coding sequence ATGACAATTCATATTAACCAATATCGAGAAGGTTTTCCTTTGGGGATAACTGAAATTACCCGTTATGATGAAGCTGAAGATAATACGGGTATCGCACTGACAGTGCATAAACTTTCTACTGATGAAATTTATAGTACTACAACCGATGTTGAGACTGCTTGGTTATTAATGAAGGGGGAAGTAACAGTTGAAGTAGCAGGAAAAAATTATACTTTAACCAGACAGTCGTTATTTGATGAATCACCAAAATGCTTACATGTTTCTGCACAAACGACAGTTAAGTTTAATTGTCATGTTGATACTGAGTTTACTGTCTATCAGGTACCTAATAGAAAAAAATTTAATTATAAGATTTATACTGATGTAACTAATGAGCATCGTGGCAAAGGTCAAGTAGGCGGTGCATGTTTACGTTTTGTCAGAACGATTTTTGATCTTAATAATGCTGATCCCAATGCTGAGTTAGTACTAGGTGAAGTAGTAACTATGCCTGGGCGTTGGTCAAGTTATCCACCCCACCATCATCCTCAGCCTGAAATTTACCATTATCGGTTTACTCACCCTCAAGGATATGGGCATGCAGAGCATGGTGAAGACATATTTAAAATAAAGCAGTTTGATACGGTGAAAATTTTTGATGGTAACGACCACCCGCAAACAGCTGCACCTGGTTATGGTATGTGGTATTCCTGGGTTATACGTCATTTGCCTGATAATCCTTATACCGTACCGGAATTTACGCCAGAACATACCTGGACCCAAAGCCCAGATGCAGAGATTTGGTTTCCAGAGGAGTTGAAGGGTAATGAATACTAA
- a CDS encoding Gfo/Idh/MocA family protein has translation MKKLRIGLIGTGYMGKAHNIAFKACPAVFSLSATIECEMLAEVSQALAEQKAKELGFNRATGDWRALVRDPDIDVVDICSPNYLHKEMALAAIAAGKHVYLEKPLALNSADAKEMTEAAERAGVKTLVGFNYIKNPVAQLAKEIIMNGEIGEVVHFRGTHNEDYLADPKTLFSWRLKRELAGSGTLGDMGSHIINMAQYLVSDIVEVMADLQTVIKERPLPDNKEKYAKVENEDQAHMLVRFTSGAIGTIESSRIACGRKMGLTYEVTGTKGSIVFDQERLSELKLYTNNDPTNRQGFRTILVGPEHPDYAAFCVASGHGLGYNDQKIVEVRDLVEGICTDKPMWPDFRAAYEVNKVLDAAELSYKEGRWIKISEIE, from the coding sequence ATGAAAAAGTTACGAATTGGCCTCATTGGAACTGGCTACATGGGCAAAGCCCATAATATTGCATTTAAAGCCTGTCCTGCTGTGTTTTCCTTATCTGCAACTATTGAGTGTGAAATGCTAGCAGAGGTAAGCCAGGCACTAGCTGAGCAAAAAGCGAAAGAACTTGGTTTTAACCGGGCAACTGGAGATTGGCGAGCTTTAGTACGTGATCCAGATATAGATGTCGTTGATATTTGCTCGCCAAACTATCTACATAAAGAAATGGCTCTGGCAGCCATAGCTGCGGGTAAACATGTTTATTTAGAAAAACCTTTGGCACTTAATTCCGCTGATGCAAAAGAAATGACCGAAGCAGCCGAGCGAGCTGGGGTTAAAACACTAGTCGGTTTTAACTATATAAAGAACCCCGTTGCACAGTTAGCAAAAGAAATAATTATGAATGGTGAAATAGGGGAGGTTGTCCATTTTCGAGGCACCCATAACGAAGATTATCTAGCTGACCCCAAAACACTTTTTAGTTGGCGATTAAAGCGAGAGCTGGCAGGTTCTGGCACCTTAGGTGATATGGGGTCACATATTATTAATATGGCCCAGTATTTAGTAAGTGATATTGTCGAAGTGATGGCTGATTTACAAACTGTTATTAAAGAACGACCTCTTCCTGATAACAAAGAAAAATATGCCAAGGTAGAAAATGAAGATCAGGCGCATATGCTGGTGCGTTTTACTAGTGGTGCTATTGGTACGATAGAGTCTAGCCGAATTGCCTGCGGCCGAAAAATGGGACTGACTTATGAAGTCACCGGTACTAAAGGATCGATTGTATTTGATCAGGAACGATTGAGTGAATTAAAACTTTATACTAATAATGATCCAACCAATCGCCAAGGATTTCGTACCATTTTAGTTGGTCCGGAACATCCTGATTATGCTGCGTTTTGTGTCGCCTCTGGGCATGGTCTGGGGTATAACGACCAAAAAATTGTTGAAGTACGTGATTTAGTTGAAGGTATTTGCACAGATAAACCTATGTGGCCAGACTTTCGTGCTGCTTATGAAGTGAATAAGGTATTAGATGCAGCGGAACTGTCTTATAAAGAAGGTCGTTGGATTAAGATCAGTGAAATAGAATAA